A region of Reichenbachiella carrageenanivorans DNA encodes the following proteins:
- a CDS encoding YicC/YloC family endoribonuclease, whose translation MTGYGHASFENDRMSIDVEIKSLNSKFLDISTKLPKEISALENEIKKVLTEKIGRGKVNFMIDISLKNGVGSAAKLNTTLFEHYKKELRATISPNELSDTDLVKEVLRMPDIFDYSDTETDLVDKDQLFDLINQAIKECEKFRAQEGQAAENALGVFAKHIGERLSQIKEKDPERIVAIKERINESLSELAASDKADPNRFEQELIYYIEKLDIAEEIIRLQNHISYFHETLAEKESQGKKLGFISQEMGREINTIGSKANNSDIQKLVVDMKDELEKIKEQVLNVV comes from the coding sequence ATGACTGGTTACGGCCATGCTTCGTTCGAGAATGATCGGATGAGCATCGATGTAGAGATCAAATCTCTGAATTCTAAATTTTTGGACATTTCTACCAAATTGCCTAAAGAAATTTCGGCACTGGAAAATGAAATCAAAAAGGTATTAACTGAAAAAATTGGTCGAGGCAAGGTCAATTTCATGATTGATATTTCTCTCAAAAATGGCGTAGGTAGTGCAGCCAAACTCAACACGACACTTTTCGAACATTACAAAAAAGAACTACGAGCCACGATTAGCCCAAACGAATTGTCGGACACTGATCTGGTCAAAGAAGTATTGAGGATGCCAGATATTTTTGATTACTCGGATACAGAAACAGATCTGGTAGACAAAGATCAATTGTTTGATTTGATCAATCAGGCGATTAAAGAGTGCGAAAAATTCAGAGCCCAAGAAGGGCAAGCGGCGGAAAATGCATTGGGGGTATTTGCCAAGCACATAGGTGAGCGATTGTCTCAGATCAAAGAGAAAGACCCTGAGCGTATAGTTGCTATCAAAGAACGAATCAACGAAAGTTTGTCTGAGTTAGCCGCTTCGGACAAAGCCGATCCTAACCGGTTTGAACAAGAACTGATTTACTACATAGAAAAACTGGATATTGCTGAAGAGATCATTCGGCTACAAAACCATATTTCTTATTTTCACGAGACATTGGCAGAAAAGGAGTCCCAAGGTAAAAAACTGGGTTTCATTAGTCAGGAAATGGGTCGGGAGATCAATACCATTGGCTCTAAAGCCAATAATTCTGACATACAGAAGCTAGTAGTAGATATGAAAGATGAACTAGAAAAAATAAAGGAGCAGGTGCTCAATGTGGTGTGA
- a CDS encoding translocation protein TolB yields MRLRVLLIGLLFFSALVAYGQEHRQIFGQNRVQYKSYDWYYYGTDDYDIHYYAQGEEYAKLALDYLDEEYDKLTDLIGYAPFSKTKIFIYNSPVDLKQSNIGVDGATFTIAGQTKFVKLQVEVAYPGSIIDFKKELKFRLTRMLLEDMMFGGSLAEMFQSAYLLHLPEWFIGGASNYMAYGWNVEMDDYMRDFFSKKKTKKLDRLEDVRAQMVGQSVWNYIAMKYGKSNMSNILNLTRIIRNPEHSIASSLGISFKQFKYEWAEYYINANAGLEAAYETPEKDNKLIGKTGKVAKLTKVRVSPDGKYLAYANNYRGKYTVNVRNLENGKERTALHGGYHVINQEVTLELPIIEWITETQLGIIQNWYGTNYLVTYDVPTRTKQRKSLVRFNQIQGIGFNDNGKLAVISADIKGQNDLYLISMRRNAVKRLTKDKYDDLNPKFIPGTDAIVFSSNRPSDTLNIALDNINEASDVLNLFAYDLDTTTTVVHRMTNTLSNDYYPVPVDRENVFYLSDQKGIYNLYKYNFSNGIYNQVSNFSASLQEYDINRQTHDLAFLMLNNGKSRIYLHENYNLNQTTFTPPTLRNQLKQVEFIRNRRAKTATDDLPQEEEEIELGEGLFDLGEAHEAKEGEGLLTQTEEEDEDVFIDTDDYQFEDDTEDEETEGGGFSFLSTYQKMQKEPSVTGPNTYETTFSSNNVITTFKIDPIRGFGILMEYEMNDVLENHKFYGGFLAITDLQSGDFFAEYRYLKNTIDLMARFDRNVYLEEHFDYFSGRGEEIIQKYKKNTFTVGASLPLSVATRFDIQPFMTFTHFYNLNPDALSGNYPATEPYALESQNTFMGIRANWVYDNTLANGLNLYEGSRAKISFEHFQGVNNNDRTFSNLTVDLRRYQKISRELIIATRVYYGRSFGKHPKTYMLGGMDNWVANDSEDNGQESSPLYFSNTKDNTDILFTEFVNLRGFDYNKFSGTNVLTFNAELRFPIVKYFSRGSIKSNFLRNFQVIGFYDLGSAWTGKSPFSDDHEVNTKVVKKDNSPFEAVIRTSNNPWLASYGFGLRTVLLGYYARFDFAKPMADYQVGDMHFYLSLGYDF; encoded by the coding sequence ATGCGTTTGAGGGTACTACTTATTGGCTTATTATTTTTCTCTGCTTTGGTGGCTTATGGTCAGGAGCATAGACAAATCTTTGGGCAAAATAGGGTACAATATAAGAGCTACGATTGGTACTACTACGGTACTGATGACTACGACATTCATTACTATGCTCAGGGAGAAGAATACGCTAAGTTGGCGTTAGATTATCTCGATGAAGAATACGATAAGCTTACCGACCTGATCGGCTACGCACCATTCTCCAAGACCAAGATTTTTATTTACAATTCACCCGTAGATCTAAAGCAAAGCAACATAGGTGTAGACGGAGCCACGTTTACTATAGCTGGGCAGACCAAGTTTGTAAAACTACAAGTGGAAGTGGCTTATCCTGGGAGTATTATAGATTTCAAAAAAGAGTTGAAATTCAGGTTGACCAGAATGCTGCTCGAAGACATGATGTTTGGCGGGAGCTTGGCAGAAATGTTTCAAAGTGCCTATTTGCTCCATTTGCCTGAGTGGTTTATCGGAGGTGCGTCTAACTATATGGCTTATGGTTGGAATGTAGAGATGGACGACTATATGCGTGATTTCTTTTCAAAAAAGAAAACCAAAAAACTCGATCGTCTAGAAGATGTCAGGGCACAGATGGTAGGGCAGTCGGTATGGAACTATATCGCTATGAAGTATGGCAAGAGCAATATGTCAAATATTCTGAATTTAACACGGATCATTAGAAATCCCGAACACAGTATTGCCAGTTCGTTGGGTATTTCCTTTAAGCAATTCAAATACGAATGGGCGGAGTATTACATCAACGCCAATGCCGGTTTAGAAGCGGCGTATGAAACTCCTGAGAAAGACAACAAACTGATTGGTAAAACAGGCAAAGTAGCTAAACTGACCAAAGTGCGCGTGAGCCCAGATGGTAAATACTTGGCGTACGCCAATAATTATAGAGGGAAGTACACGGTGAATGTTAGAAACCTAGAGAATGGCAAAGAGCGAACTGCGCTACACGGAGGCTATCATGTGATCAATCAAGAGGTAACCCTTGAACTTCCTATCATCGAATGGATCACAGAGACACAGTTGGGGATTATTCAAAACTGGTATGGGACTAATTATTTGGTCACTTATGATGTCCCCACCAGAACCAAGCAACGGAAGTCTTTAGTTCGGTTCAATCAAATTCAAGGAATTGGATTTAATGATAATGGAAAACTGGCAGTGATCAGTGCAGACATAAAGGGGCAAAACGATCTCTATCTGATTAGTATGAGAAGAAATGCTGTGAAACGACTGACCAAGGACAAATATGATGACTTGAATCCTAAATTTATTCCAGGTACAGATGCCATTGTTTTTAGTTCCAATAGACCCAGCGACACGCTCAATATTGCACTAGACAATATCAACGAGGCGTCGGATGTGTTGAACCTTTTTGCTTATGATTTGGATACCACGACTACCGTGGTACATCGTATGACCAACACGCTGAGCAACGACTATTATCCAGTGCCTGTGGATAGAGAAAATGTATTTTATCTCAGTGATCAAAAGGGGATTTATAACCTGTACAAGTATAATTTTTCAAATGGAATCTATAACCAGGTGTCCAATTTTAGCGCCAGCTTGCAAGAATACGACATCAATCGACAAACTCATGATTTGGCCTTTTTGATGCTCAACAACGGAAAGTCTAGAATTTATTTACATGAAAATTATAATCTGAATCAAACCACCTTTACACCTCCTACACTGAGAAATCAGCTGAAGCAGGTAGAGTTTATCCGAAATAGAAGGGCAAAAACAGCAACAGATGATCTGCCTCAGGAAGAGGAAGAAATAGAACTAGGAGAGGGCCTTTTTGATCTTGGCGAAGCACATGAAGCGAAAGAAGGCGAAGGGCTTCTTACTCAGACTGAAGAGGAAGACGAGGATGTGTTTATAGATACGGATGATTATCAGTTTGAGGATGATACAGAAGACGAAGAGACCGAAGGTGGTGGTTTTTCGTTTCTTTCTACGTATCAGAAAATGCAAAAAGAACCTAGCGTGACAGGACCCAATACTTATGAAACTACTTTTTCATCCAACAATGTAATTACAACCTTCAAGATCGATCCTATTAGAGGGTTTGGTATACTGATGGAGTATGAGATGAATGATGTCTTGGAAAATCATAAATTTTATGGAGGCTTTTTAGCAATCACGGATTTGCAGAGTGGAGACTTCTTTGCTGAATATAGGTATTTGAAAAACACCATTGACCTGATGGCACGATTCGATAGGAATGTGTATTTGGAAGAGCATTTCGACTATTTCTCTGGTAGAGGAGAAGAAATCATTCAGAAGTACAAAAAAAACACTTTTACCGTGGGGGCATCATTGCCACTCAGTGTAGCTACCCGGTTTGATATTCAACCGTTTATGACATTCACACATTTTTATAACCTTAATCCAGACGCACTATCGGGCAACTACCCTGCCACAGAACCCTATGCACTAGAGTCGCAAAACACATTTATGGGTATCCGAGCCAACTGGGTGTATGACAATACGCTAGCCAATGGTTTGAACCTTTATGAAGGCAGTCGAGCAAAAATTTCATTTGAGCATTTTCAGGGAGTTAACAACAACGATCGAACATTTAGCAACCTGACGGTTGATTTGCGTCGATATCAGAAAATATCTAGAGAGCTGATTATCGCTACGAGGGTGTATTATGGTCGTTCGTTTGGCAAGCACCCGAAGACCTACATGCTCGGAGGAATGGACAACTGGGTAGCCAATGATAGTGAAGATAATGGACAAGAAAGCTCGCCTTTGTACTTTAGCAATACCAAAGATAATACGGACATTCTCTTTACGGAGTTTGTGAATCTACGAGGGTTCGATTACAACAAATTCAGTGGTACTAATGTGCTTACTTTTAATGCGGAATTGAGATTCCCTATTGTTAAATATTTTTCTAGAGGCTCTATCAAATCCAATTTCCTAAGAAATTTCCAAGTCATCGGATTTTATGATTTAGGTTCGGCTTGGACAGGCAAGTCACCATTTAGCGACGACCATGAGGTCAATACTAAGGTTGTGAAAAAAGACAATTCTCCATTTGAGGCAGTGATTCGCACATCAAACAACCCATGGCTGGCCAGTTACGGATTTGGCCTCCGAACCGTCCTTTTAGGTTATTATGCCCGGTTCGATTTTGCTAAGCCTATGGCTGATTATCAAGTGGGAGACATGCATTTTTACCTCAGTCTTGGCTACGATTTCTAG